The genomic region GCGATACCTTGCTGTATTTGCCCGGTGCTGGGTAAGTGTAGAATCCCTTTCCCGTCTTGACCCCAAGCTCCTTTCTGTCCACCCTCTCCTTATAGCTTGAGCACTTAACGTCTGAGGCTCCCCTCTCCACTATGACCTTCCACAGGTCCACCGCCACGTCTAGACCAACGTAATCTGCGAGCTCGAAGATGCCCATGGGTAGCTTTAACTTGTTCCTGGCTGATGAGTCAACTTCCTCAATCGTGGCCTCACCGCTCTCAACCTCCCTGCACGCCTCTTGCAGTAGCCTCAGAAAGATCCTATTACTCACGAACCCTGGTACCTCAACCCTAAGTCTCACTGGAGTTTTCCCCATCTTCTTAGCCAACTCCACCGTGTACCTAGTTACATCCTCTGAGGTGTACTTGCTGGGAATAACCTCAACCAGCTTCATGAGGGGCGGTGGATTGAAGAAGTGCATCCCTATGACCTTCTCCTTCCTCGAGGTGATCTCGCCGATATCACTGATAGGGATTGAACTAGTATTAGTTGCCAGGATCGACTCCTTGGGCACCACTCTGTCCAGTTCCTGAAATACCTTTCTCTTCAACTCCAATATTTCCGGAACAGCCTCGATCGCAAAGTCAACGTCCTTAGCTACGTCATAGCTCACGGATATCTCTATTCTACTCATTACAGTATCAGGTGTTTCCCTTATGGTACCTCTCTCGTGCAATCTCTTGAGCGAATCATACATCCTCTCCTTGGCCCTGTTCAGGATGTCCCAGGATATGTCGATTAGCTTTACCTCCATGCCCGCCATGGCAGCCACTTCGGCTATGCCATGACCCATGGTTCCCGAACCAACAACAGCTATTCGCATACGAGTATGAGCGAAAACCAATTTAAAAGAGTGCTACTTTTACACTTTAAACATTTTAAACCCGAAGTGCTACTTCACATTATGAAAGCTGCAGTACTTCATACGTATAAGGAACCGCTGTCCATTGAGGACGTGAATATCTCCCAACCTAAGGCTGGGGAAGTCAAGATCAAGGTCAAGGCAACCGGGCTCTGTCACTCCGACGTCAATGTCTTTGAGGGGAAAACCCCAGTTCCTCCCCCAGTGGTTGCTGGACACGAAATATCAGGGATTGTGGAGGAAGTGGGACCTGGGGTGACCAGGGTTAAACCAGGTGATAGGGTGATTTCAGCGTTTATTCACCCCTGTGGTAAATGCGGTAACTGCGTTGCAGGAAAGGAGAATCTGTGTGAGACCTTCTCCCAGGTCAGACTCAAGGGAGTAATGCCAGATGGAACGTCAAGGCTGTCAAAGGACGGAAAGGAGATAAGGACTTTCCTTGGAGGCGGTTTCGCGGAGTACGCCATTGTGGGAGAGAACGCGCTAACCAGGGTTCCAGAGGACATGGACCTAGAGAAGGTAGCTGTCCTAGGTTGTGCTGGGTTAACAGGGTACGGTGCCATATCATCATCCAAGATTGAGCCTGGAGACACTGTGGCCGTGATAGGCGTAGGAGGAGTGGGTTTGTCCACAATACAACTCCTAAGGGCCTCGGGTGCCGGGAGGATAATCGCCGTGGGAACGAAAAAGTGGAAACTTGACAGGGCCATGGAGCTAGGTGCAACTGACGTGGTAAACTCGAAGGAGATAGATCCCGTCAAAGCAATAAAGGAGATCACGGGTGGAGGGCCACAGGTGGTGATAGAGGCTGGAGGAAATGAGGATACGATTCATATGGCGCTGGATTCAGTTAGAATTGGAGGAAAGGTGGTTCTGGTAGGGTTACCTCCAGCAACGGCCATGATACCCATCAGGGTAGCGTCAATAGTTAGGGGAGGCATAGAGGTTGTGGGGAATTACGGAGGAAGACCTAGGGTTGATATGCCCAAGCTTCTCGAGCTAGTGAGGCAGGGAAGATACGATCCGTCTAGGCTTGTGACGGGTAGATTCAGGTTGGAGGAAATAAATGAGGCAGTCAAAATGCTTGAGGAAGGAGAGGCCATAAGAAGTCTCATAATCCCGTAAGCTAGGTAAAGGTAGCTCTATCTTCTTCAGGACTTTTTCTTCACCAGATAGTGAGGTCTGTCGCAATCAGGCCTAGGCTTCTTGCAACATCCCTAAGCGACACTACGCCAATGACTCTGCTCCCCTCCTTCACGACGAGATGCCTAATCCCCTTACCCACCATTAGGATTGCCGCTTCCCCAACGTCAGTCCCTGCATCAGCCGTCACCAAGTTGGTGCTCATAACTTCCCTTACCTTGGTGGTCAAGGGAAGATCTGAGGCTATGGCATACACTATATCCCTTTCAGAGATGATCCCCTTAGGTTCTCCTCCCTCAACTACCAGAAGTGAGCCCACTATCTCCTTTTTCATGAGCTTAGCGGCCCTAACGAGATCTGACTCAGGATCTATGGTTACTGGTTCCCTCCCGATTAATTCTTTCAGAATCATTAAGTAATATATTGTCGTGAAGGATAATAAAGTTCCCAACCTCATCTAGAGATTTTAACACCCGTAATGATCAGGGAAGAAAATTCGAATATCGAATAAAAAAAGACCGGAATAATCTCGATTAAAAACCAGTTATTTTTTAAGTTATTTAAATGCATTTAAAGTGATGAAAGCTGTCGTAGTGAAAGGACATAAACAGGGTTATGAGGTCAGGGAAGTTCAGGACCCGAAACCTGCTTCAGGAGAAGTAATCATCAAGGTCAGGAGAGCAGCCCTGTGTTATAGGGACCTTCTCCAGCTACAGGGGTTCTACCCTAGAATGAAGTACCCTGTGGTTCTAGGACATGAGGTTGTTGGGGAGATACTGGAGGTAGGTGAGGGAGTGACCGGTTTCTCTCCAGGAGACAGAGTAATTTCACTCCTCTATGCGCCTGACGGAACCTGCCACTACTGCAGACAGGGTGAAGAGGCCTACTGCCACTCTAGGTTAGGATACTCTGAGGAACTAGATGGTTTCTTCTCTGAGATGGCCAAGGTGAAGGTAACCAGTCTCGTAAAGGTTCCAACGAGAGCTTCAGATGAGGGAGCCGTTATGGTTCCCTGCGTCACAGGCATGGTGTACAGAGGGTTGAGAAGGGCCAATCTAAGAGAGGGTGAAACTGTGTTAGTTACGGGAGCAAGCGGTGGAGTTGGAATACATGCCCTGCAAGTGGCAAAGGCCATGGGAGCCAGGGTAGTGGGTGTCACGACGTCGGAGGAGAAGGCATCCATCGTTGGAAAGTATGCTGATAGGGTCATAGTTGGATCGAAGTTCTCGGAGGAGGCAAAGAAAGAGGACATTAACGTGGTAATAGACACCGTGGGAACGCCAACCTTCGATGAAAGCCTAAAGTCGCTCTGGATGGGAGGTAGGATAGTCCAAATAGGAAACGTGGACCCAACCCAATCCTATCAGCTGAGGTTAGGTTACACCATTCTAAAGGATATAGCCATAATTGGGCACGCGTCAGCCACAAGGAGGGATGCAGAGGGAGCACTAAAGCTGACTGCTGAGGGGAAGATAAGACCAGTGGTTGCGGGAACTGTTCACCTGGAGGAGATAGACAAGGGATATGAAATGCTTAAGGATAAGCACAAAGTGGGGAAAGTACTCCTTACCACGTAATCTAGGATAGTACAATCAGTAGCAAAGTATTGTCCACAACTCCAAGTAGACACTGACGATATTTGCCAAGATAGTTAACTCAAGGTATAGATAAGGTAAAAGAAGATCCCAATTAGCTAAACAAACCTTGAGAGGATAAGGAGTCACTTAATCATGTTGAAGGTTTCCAACGATGAAATCGTTTAACAATGTTGATACGGATTGGACAAAGGATTGAAGCAGGAGACTCGAAGCTACTCCGCCCTTACGGACGGGGCATCCCCACCTCGCGATGGGGATTTCCTGCTTCTTTGGGGGAACTTACTATACATCACCTCATGGAAGGTGACGTACAGTAGGGGTTCCCCCTCCACAGGCAGAGGGGCAGTCCCAACCCCATCCCTCAAGATGTTTAGGGACGCGTTGTAATCACGGTCGATAACAAGGCCGCAACTGGGACAGTGAAATAACCTGTCAGACAGGCCAAGTTTTACCCTGTACCCACACCTGGAACAGGTCTGCGACGTATATGCTGGGTCTACCTCGACCACCCTCCTACCAGCTCAGCCTTGTGGGAGAGGTGATGGAGGAAGGTGGAGAAACTGGAGTAGAGGATGTGCTTCCTCAATCTACCGAAGGAGTCCTGTACCATTTCTCGTGTGTTTAGCTTCTCAACAACTATTACGTCATGATCCTTGACTAACCACGTGGTTATCTTGTGTATGTAATCGCGTAGAGTGTTCTCAAGCCTCTCATAGGCCTTAGCTAGCTTCAGTCTAGCCTTTTCGCGGTTCCTTGAACCCCTCCTCTTCCTCGACAGTCTCCTTTGCAACAATTTGATCCTCTCTTCCCTCCTATCTAGGAGTTTAGGGTTCTCGATTACGTCACCGTCACTCGTGGTAACGAATTTTCCTATTCCTAGGTCAATCCCCACGACTCTACCGGTCCTTTCTAGGGGTTGTTTCTCTTGTTCGACTTGAAATATTGCGTACTACCTGTTTGTCTTGCTTCTCTTCACGATTACTCCCTTCACTTCTCCCTGTGTTGGCCTATGAAGAAGGAGCTTGATCTCTCCTATCTTGGATAGATGGAGCTTATCGCCTCGCAATTTGAACCCAGATTGGTTGTACCAGACTATCTTGAACGCCTTCCTGTACCTTAGTTTCCCCACTTTCTTTTCGTTCCTCTTTAGTTCTGATAACACCTTGATGTTGTACCATAGGACGTTGTTTACCATTTGTAGGGCTTTAGAGTACACCTCGTGTTTCTCGTCCATGTCCTTGAGTAGCTTTTGAGTGTCGAACTGTGTTGCCTTCATTCCCTGTCTTCTTCTCTCCGTGATGTAGTCCAGTAACTTGTTGTACACTTTCGCCTCTATTTCCATCGTGTTGATGAGTTTTCTCTCTATCTCTGGTGTCGGGTATGCCCTGTACTTGAATGAGAGGGTTACCTTGCCATCTTTTGATTTCAACGCTGTATAAAAACCAGTTTCTTTTGGTACAAAATCTTTTCTGGGGGCTATCCATCCCCACGCGGATGGAGACTTCCGCCCTCTTAACCCCCGTCAAGGTTAAAAACAGGAAAAGACTAGGAGGCCGATCAAGGAGAACCAACAACATTGCTCATATCTGATCACATTGGAAAGTCATTCCAGGAAACGACTAGTCCTCTAGTAAAAGGTAACTTCACACTATCGTAAATAAGGCTTATAATCCAGTTACTTTGTAGGTTACTGGGGATGGCGTCCCCCAGGGCTTGTTCCCGAACCGCCTGATACATGAAGGCTGATGACGCCTATCTCTTGCCTAGGTGAGATAGGATGACTGGCCTAAACCTAGTGGGATGGATAATACTAGTTCCCATTTTGGGAAGTGCAGTAGTTTTTAAGGAAAAGTACTCCACGGTAGCCTCTGCTACGATCACCCTAATTCTCGTGCTAGCTCTCAAACCATTTTTACCCATAGTCTCCCAATTTTACGTTAGTAACTTAACTTGGTATTTTTTGGTCATGGTGGCCGGTGTCTATCTGCTCTCATCCATTTACTCCCTCTTCTACGTGGAGAAGAGGGGAGTTCAGGAAAGGAATTACTATTATTTCCTCAATCTATTCGCCGCCTCCATGTTGTTCACACTCTCCGTCAACAATCTTGGACTCATGTGGGTTGGATTAGAGGCCACTACGATATCGTCCGTGCTTCTAGTAACCTTTGAGGGTACTTCAACTGCACTTGAGGCAGGATGGAGGTATCTCCTTCTTGTTTCCTCCGGAGTGACTTTCGCATTCATCTCTGTCATCCTTTTCTATTTCGGCCTACACACCTTAACCATAAGCGAGGTACTATATCCTCACTTTTCTCCATTATTCTCGTTGGCCTCAGCCATTGCACTATTGGGTTTCGGGACAAAGGCTGGAGTATTCCCAGTAAATACCTGGCTACCAGATGCTCATTCGGAAGCTCCTTCACCTGTGAGTGCACTTTTTTCAGGAGTCCTCCTGCCAGTATCTATCTACATTCTTCACACAATTTTCATCATAGCACCCCTTCCGGGACTGTATAGCTGGCTAGCTACTATCTCCATTCTCATTTCCTCCATAATGATGGCTAGCCAACGATATTACAAGAGGCTATTCGCCTACTCCACGATCGAGAACATGAATTTTGCCCTTCTTGGGGTTGCAGTGAACTCGTTAACAGGTTTAGTTATACTCTTGGTGACTCACGCATTCGCTAAGGCTGGGGCGTTTTATGCGTCTGGATCCCTGCTCAAAAGCCAAGGGACCAAGGAGATCAACGAACATGGACTCTATGGAAGTCCCTTACTAGCTTCTTCGCTCATCCTTTCATCTCTAGCAGTAACGGGTGCACCTCCCTTTGGCAACTTCATTGGAGAGTTCCTGATTCTCTCCTCAGTCCTCAAACATGGACTTGTCCCCCAATTCTGGATTGTAATCATTTCCTTGATAATATCATTCGTCTGCGTTAACTATCATGTGTCTAGGATGATCTTTAAGGGAAAACCATTTCGGGAGAGATACAAGGCACTCTCGATCATTGCCATAATTTCAGCTCTGATTTCCTTAATCGTTGGTGTAGTAGGGGTGGTACTACTATGAGAGTTATAGGAGATATAGGGCCTTACTGCCTGACCTCAGACGGGCTCAGAGAAGGACCGTGCATTAAGGACCAGAGCGAAGAGGAGAGTCTGGGCTATGGTTCATTCAAGTTCGTTTATGGCCCGTCAGCTGGGGGTCTACTGGAGTCAGTGGGATTTGAAATTACAACTTATGGAGAAAGCATAGAGAAAATAAATCATTTACCATATAAGGGTAGACAAATAACTCTCTCCGGGCTGACAATTGGAGATGCCCTCCTTAGAGTTGAGAGAATTAACGGAGCGTTCACCGCATCTCATTCCATCTCTTTTCTTCAGGCAATTGAGAGTGCCTTAGAGATAGAGGTGCCTCACGACGTTGTTATTTCTAGGATGGCTCAGCTCGAGCTTGAAAGGATAAGGAATAATCTACTCGTGATTCAGAGGGTATTGGAATCGGCATCGTTCCTGGTTCCATCATTTCTTCTTCTCCAGCAGATAGAGGAGGTTAACAGGGCCATAGCGAGGTCTTGCGGTCATAGATATTTCTTTGGGGCTAACTACCCAGGAGGAGTTAGATGTGAGCTTAAGCTTCCGTCTCTTAAGATTTCGGACATAGAGAGAACGCTAGAGAACAGGATCTTCATTGACAGACTCCAAGGCAATGGAGTGGTTAAGGATAGCTTCTCCATTGGGCCTGTCGCCAGGGCCTCTGGGTTCAAGTACGACGCAAGGCTAGACTCGGATTTTCTAGCTTACAGGAACTTTGACCTGAGAATCCCTACTCAGGATCAGGGAGATGCCTTCTCCAGGATCCTAGTTCGTCTGGAGGAGATTAAGGAATCGCTTAGGCTACTCCAGGAGCTCAAGGTAAAACCCTGTAGTTTCACCATGAAGATAAGGGATGGAGAGGGAATAGGAAGAGTTGAGAGCCCATCTGGAGATCTGGCTTACCTCACAAGGGTGAGGAGTGGCCACGTGGAGAGAGCATACCTTTTAGCTCCATCAAAGGTAAACATGAGACTTTTCCTCAAGTCCATGCCTGGAAATATCTTCACTGACTTTCCCTTCAACTGGGAAAGTTTCGGGATCTGGATATCTGAGCTCGAGGTCGATCTGGAATGAATTGGTTTATAAAGGGAATTAGGATGGGTGTTAAGACCGAGGACGATTATCACCACGAAACTAAATGGCCATCCAGGCTCACGAGAGTTAAAGGAGGAGAAATTACCTGTCCCACTGACGCCATAGGTGAGGAATGGAAACAGGAGAGATGCATTTTCTGCAGGGCATGTGAACCCGTATTCTCGCCAACAGGGGAGACCTTGACACCTAGGGTTGAGAGGTCAGATGTTACCTTCAAAAGATCATTCTATCTGTATCCGTTAGATGCTGGAAGCTGTGGCGGATGCAACCTAGAACTAAGGCTGATTTCCTCTCCTCAGTATGATATGACTAGATTTGGTATTTTCTTCACCAATACCCCCAAGCACGCCGACGCACTACTAATTATGGGGAATCTGGGCAAGAGAATGGAAGAGGTTATAAGGAGAGCTTATGATGTAATACCTTCCCCAAAGCTAGTGATTCTCTTGGGTACGTGTGCCATATCAGGTGGAGTGACCGGAATTCCACCAGACATAAGGGGAGACGTCATTGTTCCAGGCTGTCCCCCAACCCCTGCCTCAATACTTGATGCATTGATAAAGGCCAAAGGAGGTGATAGGAAGTGATTCTAGAACTCGACCTAATTTACATACTATCTGCTCTTTCCTTAGTTACATCCCTCTTCAGCAACAGAATATCTTTAGTGCTTCTCGTGTTAGCTTCTGGGATACTTGCCTTTTACGGTGTACAGGAACTACCCATGGGTATATTCTACCTAGTCGCGGGATTGGTATGGGTTCTGGTCGCTTTACACTCCTTGTTCCACTATAGCGATAAGTGGCTCACTATGACCCTAAGTGGTACTGTACTAGGGATCATTGTGGTTCTTACCAGCACGAACTACATCGAGTTTCTCGCGGGATGGGAAACCATGACGCTTTTCTCGTTCGTTGGAATAGCGATCTACAGAAAGGACTGGAAACCTGCATTAACTTTCCTTGCGTTCGGGGAGCTGAGCACTGCATTACTGCTAGCCGGTTTCGCCCTTGCCTACTCTCAGACAGGTAGTCTAGTATTCGAGAGGTTAAGCACTCAGCTCCCCCTCATTATAACGTCAATGGGTTTCATCGTCAAGATGGGAATATTCCCATTCCTTGTCGTGGAGTGGTTGCCCATAGCCCACGGAAACGCCAGGTCGGATCTATCAGCAGTTCTAAGCGCAACGGTAACCATGACAGGGATTTACGGAATATTGAAGATGGAGTCCTTGAGTCCCGTTTCGACGTATCTGGGAATATTCCTTCTCGCCGTGGGAGCCTTCTCCAACCTGTTTGGTGCCCTATACTCCTATGTCTCCGATCATGTTAAGGGATTGCTAGCGTTTAGCACCATCGAAAATAATGGTGCCATGCTAGCTCTGTTGGGAAGCCTAGAGCTTGTGAGCGGAGACTTGAAGGAGTTCGTCACGTTTAGTCTTTTTACTTACGTAATAGCTCACTCCCTCGCTAAGACAGGGCTTTTTCTTTCAACTGGATATGTTGAGGGAGAATCGCTGACAACTGCAAGCTCCTTTAGATATGGTCTCTCAGTTCTAGGAGCAGTCCTGATGGCCATGTCGTTATCGGGGCTTTTGCCTACCATAGGGGGAATCGCGACGTGGTCATTGCTGGAGTCGATGTTCATGGAAGCTATAACACTACCGCACTTCATCAACATTGTCCCAATAGTGGCAGGTGTCATGATAGGCATGGGAGAGGGATTTGCCACCGGATCCCTTGCGAAGTTCGTATCATACACTCAACTGACAAAACCGATCAAGGACAAACAGGGACTCATCCTTGCAGTTTCTGGGATCCTCGTCTTAGTTACTGTGGGCCTGGCGTATCTTCTTTCTCCCTTCAGAACAGAGGTGTCCCAGCTTGGGGTTGGGCTAAATTCCCTTATCTCCTCGCAATATCAAAGAAGTTTTGGAGGGATTGATCCGCTTTATATCTTAGTTTCATGGCCGATTATCGCATTAATAGTGTACCTGTCCCTAGGTAAGAGAAAAATAAGAGTTGTAGACCCTTGGGATAATGGATCTGCTCAAGGATTTAGATACACCTCCTTTGGCATGGCAAATAACGTGAGACTGATGTTAAGGGCTTTACTTAGAACCAAGACTGGATCCCTGGAGACTAGCGCTGACATCTTCTGGCAAGCCATGTTAGTTTTAATCAGATGGTATCTCAAATTCTCTAGAACCTTCTCCAGGAGCTTCATGAATGGCTCCCTGAGATGGTACATGGTTTACATGATAATTGCCATTGTCGTCATAATGGTGATCACGTTATGATTAACACGTTAGTGGAAACACTTATCCAGGTCTCTGCAGTACTTGCCCTCTCTCCTCTCTATCCCGGCATCCTTGAGAAAATGAAAGCTAGGGTGGAAGGAAGAAGAGGTCCTAGCATATTTCAGCCCTACTACGATCTACTAAAACTTAACAAGAAGGAGATGACCATTCCGAGAAACGCAGGATGGCTCTTCGTCAATGGACCATACCTTGTTTTCTCGATTTATGTCCTTATCTCCTTTGTAATTCCTGTTGTTTACCCAGAACCTGTCTATCTTACCCCAGTGGTGGACTTTTTAGGAGGAGCTCTCCTTTTCTCGCTTTCAGGTTTCTTGAAAGTCTATGAGTCCATGGAAAGCTCTAGTAACCTAGTAACTCTTGGGGTATCGAGAAACATTTCCTTTGCCTATCTTGGAGAGGCCACCCTGCTAACAGTGTTCATAGCAGTTGCGTTGGTAACTGGAACTAATAATCCCTACATTACAATGGAGGCTATTCAATCGCCGACAGAATATCTCTTCCTGCCTCATATAACAGCCAGTGTGGCCTTTTTCATGTTATGGTTGTACGAGACTGGGAAACTTCCGTTGGAGAGCTCAGGGATGTCGGAAATGGGAATGATCGATGATTCTCTAGTATATGAATACAGCGGAAAGGGTCTGATGCTATTGAGATGGGGAAGCTACGTGAAGTCTTACCTTCTTGGGTCTGTGTTGTTAAACGTCTTCCTCATACCCTGGGGAATGCAGACGGGTGTACTTGGGGCCATGGCGGATGTGGGAATAATGTTCCTGAAGTGGTTAGTTCTCCTTATGATAACCGTGGTAATAGAGACAAGCCTCGCGAAGTTCAGGCTATTTAAGATACAGGACTTCCTGATTGTGGCCTTAGTGCTCTCGGTGTTTTCGGTTATCCTGACGGTGACCTTGAATGGTTGAACTTATCCAGGAAATAATACTGTTGCTCTCCTTCCTGTTACCTGTCACTGCCTTGTATATACAGGGTCAAGCCTATTTCAATCCTGCAATAAAAGTGGTTGGGGTTCAGTCCCTTATCATTGGGACTATTTCTCTTGTTTACTATTTATTTACGGATAATATTGAGTTCATAATATTAGCTGGGATAATATTTTTTACGAGAGTATTCCTTACGCCATATATTCTACTAAGGACGGTAAAGTATAGAGAATGGGATAGGGAAAAAGTAAAGGTTTTATCCAGTTTCGTTTTGAACTTAACCTTCTTCTTCTCGGCAACCCTCCTTGTAGCTTATGCGGTATTCACAAGGGCTATACCAACGGAATATGAGCAGGTTATAATGCCCATGACGCTCTTTTTCCAGGGTTTATTTCTCATAGCATCACGTAAGTCAACCGTAGCTCACATACTAGGGTATATAGAACTTGAAAATTCCCT from Metallosphaera sedula DSM 5348 harbors:
- a CDS encoding NADH-quinone oxidoreductase subunit D-related protein, producing MRVIGDIGPYCLTSDGLREGPCIKDQSEEESLGYGSFKFVYGPSAGGLLESVGFEITTYGESIEKINHLPYKGRQITLSGLTIGDALLRVERINGAFTASHSISFLQAIESALEIEVPHDVVISRMAQLELERIRNNLLVIQRVLESASFLVPSFLLLQQIEEVNRAIARSCGHRYFFGANYPGGVRCELKLPSLKISDIERTLENRIFIDRLQGNGVVKDSFSIGPVARASGFKYDARLDSDFLAYRNFDLRIPTQDQGDAFSRILVRLEEIKESLRLLQELKVKPCSFTMKIRDGEGIGRVESPSGDLAYLTRVRSGHVERAYLLAPSKVNMRLFLKSMPGNIFTDFPFNWESFGIWISELEVDLE
- a CDS encoding 3-hydroxyacyl-CoA dehydrogenase, with the protein product MRIAVVGSGTMGHGIAEVAAMAGMEVKLIDISWDILNRAKERMYDSLKRLHERGTIRETPDTVMSRIEISVSYDVAKDVDFAIEAVPEILELKRKVFQELDRVVPKESILATNTSSIPISDIGEITSRKEKVIGMHFFNPPPLMKLVEVIPSKYTSEDVTRYTVELAKKMGKTPVRLRVEVPGFVSNRIFLRLLQEACREVESGEATIEEVDSSARNKLKLPMGIFELADYVGLDVAVDLWKVIVERGASDVKCSSYKERVDRKELGVKTGKGFYTYPAPGKYSKVSLPPESKVPPERIISLAVNEGAWLIENNIVNAEEIDTVMRLGFNFPKGLLEMADELGLDKILNALREIHSRGYEAYSPNPLLVKMVSQGQTGKSSGRGFYTYGKT
- a CDS encoding CBS domain-containing protein, yielding MILKELIGREPVTIDPESDLVRAAKLMKKEIVGSLLVVEGGEPKGIISERDIVYAIASDLPLTTKVREVMSTNLVTADAGTDVGEAAILMVGKGIRHLVVKEGSRVIGVVSLRDVARSLGLIATDLTIW
- a CDS encoding NADH-quinone oxidoreductase subunit B family protein encodes the protein MNWFIKGIRMGVKTEDDYHHETKWPSRLTRVKGGEITCPTDAIGEEWKQERCIFCRACEPVFSPTGETLTPRVERSDVTFKRSFYLYPLDAGSCGGCNLELRLISSPQYDMTRFGIFFTNTPKHADALLIMGNLGKRMEEVIRRAYDVIPSPKLVILLGTCAISGGVTGIPPDIRGDVIVPGCPPTPASILDALIKAKGGDRK
- a CDS encoding acryloyl-coenzyme A reductase, translated to MKAVVVKGHKQGYEVREVQDPKPASGEVIIKVRRAALCYRDLLQLQGFYPRMKYPVVLGHEVVGEILEVGEGVTGFSPGDRVISLLYAPDGTCHYCRQGEEAYCHSRLGYSEELDGFFSEMAKVKVTSLVKVPTRASDEGAVMVPCVTGMVYRGLRRANLREGETVLVTGASGGVGIHALQVAKAMGARVVGVTTSEEKASIVGKYADRVIVGSKFSEEAKKEDINVVIDTVGTPTFDESLKSLWMGGRIVQIGNVDPTQSYQLRLGYTILKDIAIIGHASATRRDAEGALKLTAEGKIRPVVAGTVHLEEIDKGYEMLKDKHKVGKVLLTT
- a CDS encoding proton-conducting transporter transmembrane domain-containing protein, translating into MILELDLIYILSALSLVTSLFSNRISLVLLVLASGILAFYGVQELPMGIFYLVAGLVWVLVALHSLFHYSDKWLTMTLSGTVLGIIVVLTSTNYIEFLAGWETMTLFSFVGIAIYRKDWKPALTFLAFGELSTALLLAGFALAYSQTGSLVFERLSTQLPLIITSMGFIVKMGIFPFLVVEWLPIAHGNARSDLSAVLSATVTMTGIYGILKMESLSPVSTYLGIFLLAVGAFSNLFGALYSYVSDHVKGLLAFSTIENNGAMLALLGSLELVSGDLKEFVTFSLFTYVIAHSLAKTGLFLSTGYVEGESLTTASSFRYGLSVLGAVLMAMSLSGLLPTIGGIATWSLLESMFMEAITLPHFINIVPIVAGVMIGMGEGFATGSLAKFVSYTQLTKPIKDKQGLILAVSGILVLVTVGLAYLLSPFRTEVSQLGVGLNSLISSQYQRSFGGIDPLYILVSWPIIALIVYLSLGKRKIRVVDPWDNGSAQGFRYTSFGMANNVRLMLRALLRTKTGSLETSADIFWQAMLVLIRWYLKFSRTFSRSFMNGSLRWYMVYMIIAIVVIMVITL
- a CDS encoding respiratory chain complex I subunit 1 family protein — encoded protein: MINTLVETLIQVSAVLALSPLYPGILEKMKARVEGRRGPSIFQPYYDLLKLNKKEMTIPRNAGWLFVNGPYLVFSIYVLISFVIPVVYPEPVYLTPVVDFLGGALLFSLSGFLKVYESMESSSNLVTLGVSRNISFAYLGEATLLTVFIAVALVTGTNNPYITMEAIQSPTEYLFLPHITASVAFFMLWLYETGKLPLESSGMSEMGMIDDSLVYEYSGKGLMLLRWGSYVKSYLLGSVLLNVFLIPWGMQTGVLGAMADVGIMFLKWLVLLMITVVIETSLAKFRLFKIQDFLIVALVLSVFSVILTVTLNG
- a CDS encoding hydrogenase 4 subunit F, translated to MTGLNLVGWIILVPILGSAVVFKEKYSTVASATITLILVLALKPFLPIVSQFYVSNLTWYFLVMVAGVYLLSSIYSLFYVEKRGVQERNYYYFLNLFAASMLFTLSVNNLGLMWVGLEATTISSVLLVTFEGTSTALEAGWRYLLLVSSGVTFAFISVILFYFGLHTLTISEVLYPHFSPLFSLASAIALLGFGTKAGVFPVNTWLPDAHSEAPSPVSALFSGVLLPVSIYILHTIFIIAPLPGLYSWLATISILISSIMMASQRYYKRLFAYSTIENMNFALLGVAVNSLTGLVILLVTHAFAKAGAFYASGSLLKSQGTKEINEHGLYGSPLLASSLILSSLAVTGAPPFGNFIGEFLILSSVLKHGLVPQFWIVIISLIISFVCVNYHVSRMIFKGKPFRERYKALSIIAIISALISLIVGVVGVVLL
- a CDS encoding hydrogenase yields the protein MVELIQEIILLLSFLLPVTALYIQGQAYFNPAIKVVGVQSLIIGTISLVYYLFTDNIEFIILAGIIFFTRVFLTPYILLRTVKYREWDREKVKVLSSFVLNLTFFFSATLLVAYAVFTRAIPTEYEQVIMPMTLFFQGLFLIASRKSTVAHILGYIELENSLVMLGIFLIPPPILIDATVFLDVLALVVISSIIIVEKRDHEPLEELTG
- a CDS encoding succinate-semialdehyde dehydrogenase → MKAAVLHTYKEPLSIEDVNISQPKAGEVKIKVKATGLCHSDVNVFEGKTPVPPPVVAGHEISGIVEEVGPGVTRVKPGDRVISAFIHPCGKCGNCVAGKENLCETFSQVRLKGVMPDGTSRLSKDGKEIRTFLGGGFAEYAIVGENALTRVPEDMDLEKVAVLGCAGLTGYGAISSSKIEPGDTVAVIGVGGVGLSTIQLLRASGAGRIIAVGTKKWKLDRAMELGATDVVNSKEIDPVKAIKEITGGGPQVVIEAGGNEDTIHMALDSVRIGGKVVLVGLPPATAMIPIRVASIVRGGIEVVGNYGGRPRVDMPKLLELVRQGRYDPSRLVTGRFRLEEINEAVKMLEEGEAIRSLIIP